TGGACAGCCGCCCAAACCCTGCCTCTCACAACGTGCCGCAGCCCGCAATGACGCCGGCTCCGGTCGCGCCCTCATCGGGTCTGCAACTCATTCTCCACGAAGAGCGGAACGCTGCTCCGAAGCGAGTGGCTCCTTCCCACCGAATTGAAGTCCGGTCGAATCCACAACGTCCGGCCTCGTCCCCCTCATCATCTCCGCGTGTTCTCGCCAATCAACCTGCAGTCCTTCCCTAACCGGAAGTGCTCCGGCAACACAAACTGGATCCTGCAATGATTCTTTCCAACCGCCTGTTGATTCTCGCGCTATTCGGTGCCCTGTTGGGGACCGGATCGTTCGCGATTGCGCAGGGGCCTTCTCCGTTCGATCAATATCAGGAAAACAACGGCTACCAGAGGAACCCGAACGCGTCTCCGCCGGGTTATCCGCCGCAGCGGCCGCCTCAACAGCAGATCCCGCAGCAGCCGGCCCCTCCCGCACCGGGGCCGCCACTAGCTCCGATGTACGGGTATGCCGCTCCCCCGTTGCCGCCCCCGTCGATTCGCGATTTCTCGCTTATCTACATCCCGGAAGAAGATCCACGGCAGTTTCACGTTAACGATATCGTCACAGTGCTGGTGAGTGAAAAGTCGGAAGTGACGCTCAATTCGCGATTCAATCGTCAACGGACCTCGACCTTGAAAGCTGAGCTCAAGGAATTCGTACGGCTCAACGACGGATTGCGCCTGGAGAACTCCGCTGGGACGAGTCCGACGATCGACGCCAATCAACAGGAGCGGATCCAGAACACCGGGCAGGTCACCGACGCCGAGGGCATCACGTATCGCATCGCGGCGACCATCGTCGATATCCGCCCCAATGGAAACCTGGTGCTTGAAGCCCGAAAGGAGATCAACGCCAGCGATGATCTCTGGGAATACACTCTGCACGGAGAAGTTCGCTACGAAGACGTCCAGCGGGACAACACCGTTCTGAGTGAGAACATTGCCAACCTGAATATCGTGAAGCGCCAGGACGGACGGGTTTACTCCAGTGTGGCCCGCCGCTGGGGAACCAAGATCTTCGATACGATCTGGCCGTTCTAACCGATCCCGAAAGCGAACGCTGAAGACAGGCCTCCTGTTACTTCGCACACAAAAATCAATCTCTGTGCCATCCTTTGATCTCCCCATCCTCACGTTCTCCTCACCCGAGGAATCCCCGCCATGTTTGCTCTCCTTCGTTACTTCCGCCTGCTGACTCTTGTCCTTGTCGTTATCTGTATGTCCCGCGAAG
The genomic region above belongs to Rubinisphaera margarita and contains:
- a CDS encoding flagellar basal body L-ring protein FlgH, whose amino-acid sequence is MILSNRLLILALFGALLGTGSFAIAQGPSPFDQYQENNGYQRNPNASPPGYPPQRPPQQQIPQQPAPPAPGPPLAPMYGYAAPPLPPPSIRDFSLIYIPEEDPRQFHVNDIVTVLVSEKSEVTLNSRFNRQRTSTLKAELKEFVRLNDGLRLENSAGTSPTIDANQQERIQNTGQVTDAEGITYRIAATIVDIRPNGNLVLEARKEINASDDLWEYTLHGEVRYEDVQRDNTVLSENIANLNIVKRQDGRVYSSVARRWGTKIFDTIWPF